GGAAATCAAAAGAGCCTCGTGGGACTGATAAGTTTGTCTGGCCTCGCGCTATCGCTTGCAACGCAAGACGGGGCAGAGCTTCAGCCACGATCCCATCCAAAACTCCGCCAACAAGAGAGAGCAAAACTAGGGAAATAATGAGATGGTTTAGGCTTTTTTCTTCCCCATGCGACCGAAGTTGAAGAAAAAATCCTTGGCTATCTGGCGCTGGGCCTGATAGACCCGGCACGGAGGATTGTCACAAGGATTGGTCTGCCTTAATTTGCATGCGCATAAGGGCGAAAAGACACCTTGAGACCCGGATTTTAGGGATTGCTGAAAGGTAAGGAAATGTCCGAAAGCTCGACACCAGATATCATTTATACCATCGTGGATGAAGCACCAGAATTGGCTAGCGCCTCTTTCTTGCCGATCATCCGTTCGTTCGCATCTGCTGCTGATATCAAGGTTGGCACCAAGGATATTTCCCTTGCTGGCCGCATCCTGTCTGCGGTCCCGCAGTATCTGAAGGAAGAGCAGCGCATCCCGAACGATTTGGCCGAGCTGGGCGAGCTGGTAAAGACACCAGATGCCAATGTGATCAAGCTACCGAACATTTCTGCGTCCGTACCTCAGCTCGCCGCTGCGATTGCTGAATTGCAGTCTCAGGGTTTTGCTGTTCCGAACTATCCGGAAAATCCACAGAGTGATGAAGAGAAGGCAATCAAGGCAGCCTATGATGCGATCAAGGGGTCTGCCGTGAACCCGGTACTACGCGAAGGTAACTCCGACCGTCGTGCTGCACGTGCTGTCAAGAATTATGCTCAGAACAACCCGCACTCCATGGGCGCTTGGGCGGCTGATAGCAAGACCAAAGTGTCCTCCATGCCAGGCAATGATTTCTACGCCAATGAGAAATCAGCCACTATTTCTGCTGCTCAGGCAGGCGATGCAAAAATCGAATTTGTTGCCAAAGACGGCTCTGTAACAGCCCTGAAAGACGCTTGGCCGTTGACCGAAGGAACAGTGGCAGACGCGACTTTCATGTCTGCGAAAGCTCTGTCTTCCTTCCTCGCTGATGTGATTGAAGATACCAAAGCTGACGGCACCATGTTCTCGCTGCACATGAAAGCAACCATGATGAAGGTTTCCGACCCGATCATCTTTGGTCATGCAGTGAAAGCCTGGTTGGCACCGGTATTTGAGAAATTCGGCGCTGAGATGGATGCTCTGGGTGTGAACCCGAATTCCGGTATGGGTGATTTGCTGGATCGCGTCAAAGACAATGCCGACATCATGGCGGCAATTGCAGAAGTGAATGCAACTCGCCCTGCCATGTATATGGTGGATAGCGACAAAGGCATCACCAACTTGCATGTGCCATCTGACGTCATCATCGATGCGTCCATGCCTGCGGTTATCCGCGCTGGTGGTAAAGGCTGGGATGGCGAAGGCAAGAAGGGCGACACCAATTGTGTGATCCCAGATAATTGTTACGCGCCTGTCTATGATGAGAGCATCAATTTCTTCAAGGAAAATGGCGCTCTGAACCCTGCTACCGCCGGTGCGGTTGCCAATGTTGGCTTGATGGCTCAGAAGGCTGAGGAATATGGCTCCCATCCGACCACGTTTGAAGCGCCAGCTGATGGCACCATCCGCGTGGTTCTGGCCAATGGTGAGACACTCCACAGCCACGATGTAGAAGTTGGTGACATCTGGCGTTCATGCACCGTGAAGAAAGCACCGATCGAGAACTGGATCCAGCTGGCAATGGATCGCCAGCGTCTAACCGGTTCTGAAGCCATCTTCTGGTTGGATGAGAACCGTGCTCATGACGCCGAGCTGATCAAATATGTGAAACCTGCGCTGGATGCTGCTGGCGTTGCTGATAACTTCCAGATCATGGCACCACGTAAAGCCACTCGTCAGTCGTTGATCACCATTACCGCTGGTAATGATAGCATTGCTATCACTGGTAACGTTCTACGCGACTATCTGACTGATCTGTTCCCAATTCTGGAACTTGGTACTTCAGCCAAGATGCTGTCCATCGTGAAGCTGATGAATGGCGGTGGTCTGTTCGAGACCGGTGCTGGTGGGTCTGCTCCAAAGCATGTTCAGCAGTTGGTTGGTGAAAACCACCTGCGGTGGGATTCCATGGGTGAATTCTGCGCATTGGGTGAAAGCCTGAACTTCCTTGCAGACAGCAAAGGCAATGCCAAAGCTGGCGTGCTTGGTGCTGCTGCTGAAGTTGCGACCCAAGGCATCTTGGATAACAACAAGTCTCCATCCCGGAAAGTGGGAGAACCAGACAACCGTGACAGTCATTATTGGTTTGCTCGCTACTGGGCTGAAGCGCTGGCCGCTCAGTCCGATGATGCGGATCTGGCAGCCCATTTTGCTCCAATCGCCAAGGCATTGGTCGAGGGTGAGGATAAGATTGTGGCCGAACTGGCAGCTGCACAAGGGCCAGAGGCTGATCTGGGGGGCTACTATCACACCGATCCAGCCAAGACTGCTAAAGTCATGCGTCCTAGTACAACCTTGAATGCCATCTTTGGCTAAGCTGCCCTAGGATTAAGCGAATAGAATGAAAAGGCGCCTGATTTGTTCGGGTGCCTTTTTCTATGTCTGGATTAGGTCACTGCTTCTGGTGAATGTTTATGGCTCGCGA
The sequence above is a segment of the Cohaesibacter gelatinilyticus genome. Coding sequences within it:
- a CDS encoding NADP-dependent isocitrate dehydrogenase, producing the protein MSESSTPDIIYTIVDEAPELASASFLPIIRSFASAADIKVGTKDISLAGRILSAVPQYLKEEQRIPNDLAELGELVKTPDANVIKLPNISASVPQLAAAIAELQSQGFAVPNYPENPQSDEEKAIKAAYDAIKGSAVNPVLREGNSDRRAARAVKNYAQNNPHSMGAWAADSKTKVSSMPGNDFYANEKSATISAAQAGDAKIEFVAKDGSVTALKDAWPLTEGTVADATFMSAKALSSFLADVIEDTKADGTMFSLHMKATMMKVSDPIIFGHAVKAWLAPVFEKFGAEMDALGVNPNSGMGDLLDRVKDNADIMAAIAEVNATRPAMYMVDSDKGITNLHVPSDVIIDASMPAVIRAGGKGWDGEGKKGDTNCVIPDNCYAPVYDESINFFKENGALNPATAGAVANVGLMAQKAEEYGSHPTTFEAPADGTIRVVLANGETLHSHDVEVGDIWRSCTVKKAPIENWIQLAMDRQRLTGSEAIFWLDENRAHDAELIKYVKPALDAAGVADNFQIMAPRKATRQSLITITAGNDSIAITGNVLRDYLTDLFPILELGTSAKMLSIVKLMNGGGLFETGAGGSAPKHVQQLVGENHLRWDSMGEFCALGESLNFLADSKGNAKAGVLGAAAEVATQGILDNNKSPSRKVGEPDNRDSHYWFARYWAEALAAQSDDADLAAHFAPIAKALVEGEDKIVAELAAAQGPEADLGGYYHTDPAKTAKVMRPSTTLNAIFG